The Synechococcus sp. MVIR-18-1 region CCAAGAATTGATTGACCGAATTGATCGATGGCATCAATTTCAGCAGAGATGCTCGCCCCAACCTGTTGATCCGGTGCTAGCTGCGGCTGGCGTAACCAATAGTGGCCAACTTGACGCTGCTCATCGGCGTTGGCGATCGCACCCCCCTCCAGTTCTTCCATCGCCTGGAACGCTTGTTCCAGGCGGGGAGTGAGCGCCTCGAGAGCAGAACTATTGAGATGCATCCGACTGACATCAAGCCAGAGCCCGAGATCGTCGTGATACCAAAGCAAATCGCAAAAGCGTTGCCACTGGGTCTGGCTATCGATGGCGCTGAAATCCGGGAAGCTCATCTCTTGCGGAGAACCTTCATCCCTGAACCTATCCGTGATTGTCCGAGATGCCCACGAATTGGAATATCACGGTTATTCTCTCGGCGGAAACGTGGTCTGTGTTTTGTGAGTGTTCTTGGACGTCAGGTTGTTGCCATAACGGGAGTTCTGGGCTTCATCTGTTTGTCCGTTGCTCACCTTCGCAGCACCGCGGAACTTCCTTCAGTCGATGCTGAGATCCAGACGCAGCCTCTGCATGGAGATCCGAGTGTCTTCAGCCCAGAAGAGCTTTTGCTGCTGCAGCGACGTTTTGGTGTGCATGGACCACAAACGCAACTTGCTCAATTGTTCACCCGGGGCATGGACCAATTCCAACCTCTGCGAACGCAAACGGTCAATCGCCTTCAAGAACTAAAGCCCGTGATTAAGCGGGAATCGAGACGTTATCGGGTGAATCCGATGCTGGTTACGGCCATCTTGTTTGATGAAATACAGCATTCCAAGCCGGGAGAAGATCTGCCTTTTGTTGTCCATTCCGGACTTGTCTCAACGCATGGACCTGCTCAGCTTGGAATTAGTGAGTTGATTCATCAAGGTCGACTTCCTTTGCAACCATCAAA contains the following coding sequences:
- a CDS encoding helicase DnaB, coding for MSVLGRQVVAITGVLGFICLSVAHLRSTAELPSVDAEIQTQPLHGDPSVFSPEELLLLQRRFGVHGPQTQLAQLFTRGMDQFQPLRTQTVNRLQELKPVIKRESRRYRVNPMLVTAILFDEIQHSKPGEDLPFVVHSGLVSTHGPAQLGISELIHQGRLPLQPSNVEIAEARNLLMNSEANVELLAAKIARLKKELGLSPDQVLIASRSYVDAKAIATLAYLHNGKLDYPRRVLRYMQDTELHGLIFSERRPITQPLV